cttaagctggaatgaataactaaatgttctgtctaactgatatagtgatggactgggcgTTGAGTATAGCATATGCTttttaaattgtagaatggtaataattgtactcaatttatatataagtgaaaaggctttttaactggacaaaatgGGGGaaatgtggtttgccctgaagttatctgtattttgatgctaattctactgccccaaggacagctgcctagtcatatactcagaactcaggtgacttcaccagaaccttcttcccattgaatttgtaaagtacaggtgaggggcaggtacaggatagaaggaggcctgtcattggaggagaaggaaggatgggcgggagagaagtttgaaggaagaggaggaaactaagacagaaaggaagagacaggagagaggagggagagagaagccatggcaggtgatgttaagattctgctctgtgtatttacaggttgttattaatgttctcaagggatggatggtaccgggctttgtatgtttcagtgggcaattatatcttatcaattggatctaagattattgtgttgtgtgttcttttatgtgagggtttgagtgtaggaaagtgtgcggctgggatgtgtttccgccaagatatctagcagatatcttggggcaccgtggtgcagaCCTAGCAGGAAAAAGacaaccatacattttttatttttataattttacaacaacatgttaCTGTGAATACTTGATGAAACTGTTACCATTCTGGATCATGGAAttttggaggtgtgtgtgtgtgtgtgtgttgtggtgtgtttTAGGGCCGTAGACACTCATTTATAAGCCTCAgaattgatgtgtttataaaaagataaagagaggggatatggtggggttggggatttagctcagtggtagagcacttgccaaggaagcgcaaggccctgggttcagtccccagctccggaaaaaaaagaaacaaaaaaaaaaaaaaaagagaagaaaaaagaagaaggaaaatggaggtatggtcaggtgtgggggagggggtgcctccgagggcccatgctgaggcttTCCTTCCCCAGAGGAACCAGCCACATCCCATGGGGACGGGAGTTAGGAGGTTAATAGaggcagggaaaggcagagggagggagggagggagggagagagagagagagagagagagagagagcagccatgagcatgtggagagagaggggaaggggaatggagagagagttgggaacaagaaggcaagagagagtaTGAGGGGGCAAGCAactccttttatagtgagtcaggcattacctggctgttgccaagtaactgtggggtggagcttagacagaccGCTATAAAGAATAAACTGTCTCTTGTCTCATGTGGTTTTTACATTGACAGTTTGGTGCCCAATATGAAGCCCCaaggataattttttaaaatttatttattttattattatttatgtgcattactgctttgcctgcctgcctgtctgtcaatgtgaatgtgtctatgtgagggtgtcagatcctgaagctacagtcagttgtgagttgccatgtggttgctgggacttgaacccaggccctttggGAAAACAGccagtgcccctaaccactgaaccatctctccagccccaataattcttttttttttttttaagttttatttttatatgtgtgtgtgtgtgtgtgtgtgtgtgtgtgtgtgtgtgtgtgtggtgggggagaggggtgagTGAGTGCGCCATACATGTATAGGtacctgaagaagccagaagaggatatagatcccttcttcccctccagcTAAAGATTAAGGCtgttgtgagccatctctccaggaagagactgttgtgttttgaataagaatggctaccttaggggttggggatttagctcagcggtagagcacttgcctagtaagcacagtaagtccctgggttaggtccccagctagggggggaggggggaatggctaccataggctcatatatttgattgCTTAGTGGAGGGAGTACACTTCTAGCTGTGAcctggctttttatttatttgtttgtttgtttttttgtttatgatttttcaaggcagggtttctctgtgtagccctggtcgtcctggaactcactttgtagtatctttttttaaaaagactcctCAGGAACCCTTTCAGACCAAAAAGAGGTTGGAGCTCGAGGATGGCCCAGCGTGATGCAGCTCTCCACTAGTTCCCAACTGTGATAAAATCGGTTTTTCCGCACGAATGGTCATTTATTCCATGTCGTTTCTCATTGTTTTTGTCACAGCTACcgtttttttttcaaagacttaaaaATTCATTGGGCTTCAGACTCCAAGGAAGAGCTTCTAGGAAAATGTGCCAGTTCTGATACAACAGAACTGGCTCACCACACAATACAGTtttgtgcttctctgtgtgtattcaAATGAGACAAAAGTTTAAGTTTAGAAAAACCAacgcaggggttggggatttagctcagtggtagagcgcttgcctaggaagcttaaggccctgggttcggtccccagctcaaaaaaaaaaaaaaaaaaaaaaaaaaaaaaaaaaaaaccaacgcAAAGCTGGTCATCgctttttaaaataccaaattaCCACACCCCGGAAAGCAATCAGATATTCTTCAAGAAGTGAGTGGATAAAAGGATATGTTTTTAGTGGAGCATTACTGAACTCTGAATCAAACTGACTTTCTGCTGTCCCAGGGCACCCAGGAAAACAAGCCATATGTTCCTAAGGAAGGAAACCATGGTAGTTTCTTGGTGCTTGAGGCTAAATGTGACATTCTGGACAGGGCAAAAACGGTTGCAGAAGTCAGGGCCTGGGGAGGGCAGGACCCTAAGGGCAGCCCAGAGGATCTGTAGAGAGAGTGAAACTGCTCCATATGGCCGTGTGGTGACAGAGACACATCACTACACCGGTGTCCAACCCCGAGGGATGTCCAGAGTGGACTGCGGCAGATTTTAACAAATGCATCTCTGTGTGGTCAAGGTTAAGCTCAAGGCTGAGCTCCGGAGGCAGGCTACAGGAAACCTTGTATCTTCTGCTTGGTTTTTCTTCTGAGTCCCAGCCTCCTCTAAGGACAAACTCTACAAAGAATTCTTTAAAGAGTGTTTAAGAACAAAAAGACCCAGAGAGCGGGGAACTGTGCTGAAAACGCAGTGGAGGGTGGACTGAGCAGTTTCCCAAGTTTGGAAGAACTTTTactgaagagacagggaagaagggaTCGTCCTTTCCAAACAAGATGTGCCGCCAGCCCAGATTCGGACACGGGCCTTCGAGTCCCTCGAAGGAACCGGGATCTGGGACATCGGGCACCACAAGaagagcacacaggaagcagaggacgCTGGGGTGCGGGCAGGTCAGTGGCGCATGCGTGCTGTAGGGGGCGCTTGGCCGCATGTGCGCCTTGGGGGCTAGAGTGACTCAGCGCCTTCACCTTCGCTTCCtgcgttgtttttttttttttttttttttttggcctcatGGGAGATATGTAAATGAGCTGGAGCATCATGGGTGTTGGCCCTTTATAAGTCCGCGTTGCTCAGTGCTGGGTTCAGTGCTCAGCGAGGAGATCCCAGGTGCGGAGGCCATTAGCGGGTCTTCCGGCTATCTCAGTCGGGGAGGTAAAGATGGGAAGGGGCTGAGGCGGGTGGCTGGGACTGGTTGGATATGGTGGGCCTGGGCCAGGTTGGGAGAGCGGTGGCAGAGAGGGAGGTCCCAGGTTGGGCTTCCCGGCCTCCCTTGGGTGGTAGCTGGGCCCAAGTGTGAGGTTGGGGCCTTGAACCCTGAGGAAACTTCTGGAGTTGTGGGTGTGGCAAAAGCACCCCAGCCCCCGGCCTCTACAGAGTGAGCAGTGAACCCTGGGGGGGTCAGAGTCCCAACATCCCTCTCCTTAGTGGAACCAGTAGCGTGCCCAGCAGGGGGAGCCAAACCTCATTTCCTTTGCCTTTGTAGCTCCCCAGACATTGGAGCAAGTGTGAAGCTGAAGAACTTTCTGGAAGCTCGGGCCTGTCTACTTCTCCAGAGAGGTATCCATTGAATTCGCACCCAGTTCTCGTACCACTGCTCCGTGTCCTGGAGCCCCAAACTCCCTAGACCTCCTACTGTACCCTGTTTTCTTCTGAGTCTCTCATTCTCAGCTTTTCCGCCTATTTCTAGAATCTACGGTCCTGTTGACCTGACCTCCTGAGACCATCGAGCAAGTCTTCCTCTGCGTGTCCACTTGGCTGCAGACAGACTTCTTGGCCATGTGTCCCCCAGTCAGTGTTCGCCATGGGGCCAAGGGCATGTCCTGCCTCTATGGAGCCTGGCTGTACCAGCTTGTCCATGGAGAACAAATGAAGATCTGTTTTGCTTGCTTCAAGGCAGCTTTCCTGGTCGTTAAGAACATGCTGGAGATGGGAGACTGGGAAGAGGAAGTGTGGGATGCTGAGCCCATGGAACTCTCAGAGGCAGGATCTGAGCCAGAGGAGTGGCCTGGGCTTAGCTGGGGAGAGGGCCAAGGTCATACGCCACATGgcatctctgcctctgcctctacaggTTCTGGGGCTCAAGCACCAGGCCTTGTAGGGACAGAGGGGACAGGGCAGGGACCCCAGCCTGTGCCCACTGAGCTGGGGCCTCAGGAAGCTGTACCCCTGGATCTGGGCCCTGAGGATGCGGAGTGGACCCAGGCCCTTCCCTGGAGATTTGATGGCCTTTCTCCCTGCTCGCACTGGCTCATCCCTCCTTTGTCCTGGTGGGATATTTTCAATGCGAGCCCATCTCCCGGGCAACCTGTATTGTTGGAATTGAGCCCCACCTGGCCCATGGACCCTTTGGAAGCAGAAGCTTGGTTGGTAGACCTGAAGTTCGTTTTCCTTTTGGGTGGCTTTGATGCCATTTGCTACATGCTGTCAATGACTCCCTGCTGGGCTGTGAGAACCCGTGTCCAGCGCTGGCAAGTGTTGCTGGACCCTGGTGAGGTAAGAGTGGCCCAGCTGCAGAATGCACCTGAACAGCAGGATCTGCATCGCTGGAAGCTGAGCATCCTGGAGTCCTCAGAGTTGGGGGTGGAGCTGGTGCCTGCCGACTGCAGCCTGCGAAAGGGAGGCTTCAAGGTGCACTCTTATTTGCCATGGCACAATAGCACCCCAGAGGCCTGGAACAGGGAGCCAGGGGAGAGGCTCCTTGTCATAGAAGTTGTATCTCTGAGGGAGTTGCCCTGCTTCCGTTCCCCTTCCCCTGAGCCACACAACTAAACAGCTGATGCTTGTACAACCCCAGGGCTCCAGGGACCTTGAAGAGCCAGAGGTTGCCTCTCAGCTGAAGGTCCTGGAGGATATCCATCATCTTGAAGGGAGGTTCTGGATCAGCCTGAGGTTGGGGCCTCAGGGAAGCCTGGTTATTTGTCCTTAGTTGACTATTCAGTGTTTGGAAGGTTAGGCCTAGCTTTGTGTACAGAGGGAAGGCTGTTGTGTATCAAGTaatatggaggaaatgggtcACTGGTCCTTCCCAGTTCTGCCCTAGTTGCAAGTGGGGACACTAGAAGTGTGACACCAAGTCAGGTTGGGTGACCCCTATGATCTGCACTTGGCTTTTTCTGAGGGgccttgtgtcctggattcaGTGTTGACTGCTTGTGCTACTTgttcagttcctgccctgtgcaTGTTTCTGTTAATAAAGTTGTCATCGTTTTCATAGAAGCCTTTTGCAGTCTCTTCGTTGGGTCCCAGTGGGTTGTTGGCCTTGTCTCCTGGGTGAGTAGCTCACTGGCTTAAGATCCCACAGAGCCGGCAAGGGGACATTTGGTTCTGGTCTCTTTGCTGGGTCACATGGTAAGTTTGTCTCAAGTGTTTTAAAACAGGCAGTTTTTTCCATGTGTAGATGAGTAGTGTCTATCTCACAGATTGACAGGAAGTGGCAcaggtttgtaatcccagaagTAGCAGTAGGAGCTTAAGGTCATCTTCATCCTTACACTGATTTTGAAACCAGCCAGGGCCAGTGATAGCcacactcaaaacaaaaaatcaggtggttttttgcttgcttgtttgttttccctgGTAATGAGAGTCAACCACTGGCTGATCTATGCTGGGCCAGGACTTCTGAAGCATATACCttgtgctttgttttctgagaggagGTCTCCTTGCAAAACCCAAGCTAGTCTTGAACGAACGTTTGACTGCCTTTCTgactcagcttctcaagtgcttgGGTTATGTGCACAGTAATCATCTGTTGTCCTGGGTTTGAGTACATGAATCTAACCTGAGGGCTGTATATAAATGGTCCCTGTGCTGTGGGATGGGGCCCTGTAGGTGCTCTGCCTTGCCCACCCACTGAGCTCTAAGACCTGTTGGTGGCTTCTGCCCCTACAAGGGTCCTAGAAGTTGTTACACTGCAGGCTCATCTGTGCCTTGGTCATCTCTTGCCATTCATCCATGCTGATCAGTACCCTTGAGTGGTCATGGCTTAATCAGTCATGGACTTTGACACAGTCATTTATTTCCATTTGCTTTATTTACACTTGCGTGTGTGTCCCCGCCTCCAGTGTGCCTGTCTTacggaactggagttaacagccGGTCGTGAGCTACCTgatttgggtgctgagaactaaactttTGGTCCTCTGAAACtgcaatgtgatggtttgaatgggCTGTCCGCCATAGTTTTTAACATTTGGATACTTGGCCTCCAGTTGCTGGTGCCAGCTGTGGGCTGCTTAGGAGGCTGGTATTGTTGGGGAAAGCATTGTCACTGGAGGCACGCTTTTAGGAAAAGACTACTTCaaggtctctgcctcctgcttgcaaGTCAAGGTATGAGCTCTGAGTTTGTTCTTACCCGCATGCTACTTGCTGCTATGCTGTTCTGCCATGAAGGACTCTACCTTCTGGAACCATATGCCCAAATCCTTCTGGAAATTTTTAtgctcatggtgttttagcaTATTAATAAATAACTAGTACAGCAGTTGCTGGCAGCCGCAGAACCGTGTGCTTGTTTTATGGAAGATGGAGCTCAAGAGCCTCAAGCATGCTAGGGATACTTGCAAGCatgagagctggagttacaggaagttgtgagccgcctgatgtgggtgctgggccctAAGcttggatcctttgcaagagcaatacaTACTCtaaactgcggagccatctctccagccccagagtatGACTCTTGTAGTCTTGGCTATTCTTAAATTTTgagcaatcctcttgcttcagcttcccaagtgtggGGATTTCAGGTGTCTTGATGCCACATTTGGCAAGAAATGGTGTAGAAAGAATATcctatgtgtgtatggatgtggcaCCTGCCAATAACTTAtctgatggcctatggcttagacaggaaatagaaggtcggacatctgggaggcagaaagaattctggggtAGAGCCAGGCAGGGGAGATCGGCTTGGGGAAGATATGAGATTCTTGGGGCTGAGCACAGgtaagcagccacatggcagagtgtaagttaaaataaatgggttatccAAAGTTATGATTCTAGTCAGAGAcaagcctagctatatggccaaggtattttttaatatattttgcgTCTGAGTCTTTTTTCTGGGAtcatgggactgggaggaagaaccagaatCTAGTTACAACAGAGTGGTCTTTGAGCATCTCTGAGCATCCCCCATGGAGTGAAATGGGCTGTCTGGGGATAAATGCCAAGGCCATAAGCTTTTGTTTGTTACCCAGTTAGATCATAACGTAGTTCCttagtctctttctctctttagtttttaTGTGAATAAATGCTTAGGCCATAAGCTTTGACTTGTCCCCTTCTAGC
The genomic region above belongs to Rattus rattus isolate New Zealand chromosome 9, Rrattus_CSIRO_v1, whole genome shotgun sequence and contains:
- the LOC116909841 gene encoding testis-expressed protein 19.2 isoform X2 produces the protein MCPPVSVRHGAKGMSCLYGAWLYQLVHGEQMKICFACFKAAFLVVKNMLEMGDWEEEVWDAEPMELSEAGSEPEEWPGLSWGEGQGHTPHGISASASTGSGAQGPQPVPTELGPQEAVPLDLGPEDAEWTQALPWRFDGLSPCSHWLIPPLSWWDIFNASPSPGQPVLLELSPTWPMDPLEAEAWLVDLKFVFLLGGFDAICYMLSMTPCWAVRTRVQRWQVLLDPGEVRVAQLQNAPEQQDLHRWKLSILESSELGVELVPADCSLRKGGFKVHSYLPWHNSTPEAWNREPGERLLVIEVVSLRELPCFRSPSPEPHN
- the LOC116909841 gene encoding testis-expressed protein 19.2 isoform X1 produces the protein MCPPVSVRHGAKGMSCLYGAWLYQLVHGEQMKICFACFKAAFLVVKNMLEMGDWEEEVWDAEPMELSEAGSEPEEWPGLSWGEGQGHTPHGISASASTGSGAQAPGLVGTEGTGQGPQPVPTELGPQEAVPLDLGPEDAEWTQALPWRFDGLSPCSHWLIPPLSWWDIFNASPSPGQPVLLELSPTWPMDPLEAEAWLVDLKFVFLLGGFDAICYMLSMTPCWAVRTRVQRWQVLLDPGEVRVAQLQNAPEQQDLHRWKLSILESSELGVELVPADCSLRKGGFKVHSYLPWHNSTPEAWNREPGERLLVIEVVSLRELPCFRSPSPEPHN